TTGAGTTCAGTCTGGCCGTATTCGCGACGCGCGAGATAGTCCATCGCCTTCTTGCGGGCTTCCTGCGGACTCGCAAAGCGCTCCTGATCCGCATCGGCCTGCAGCTCGCGAATCTCGTCATTCAGTGAGGGTTTATCCGGCATCACATCAAAAAAGGGCAGCTACCACCGGTAACCGCCCTCGCGATCTTACCCGCAGCCCTTAGGCTTCTTTAGCAACCGGCTTGCCATCGTCCGCTGCTTTTTCCGCTTCTTTCGGATCAACCTTCGGCGGCATCATAGCTGCGCGGATTTTCGTCTCGATCTCCGCCGCGATCTCCGGGTTGGTTTTGAGGTACTCGCGGACATTTTCCTTACCCTGACCGATGCGGTCTGAACCGTAGCTGTACCAGGAACCGGCTTTGTCGATGATGTTCTGCGCGACGCCGTGGTCAATGATCTCACCCTCGCGGGAAATACCTTCACCGTAGAGAATCTCGAACTCAGCCTGCTTGAACGGCGGCGAAACCTTGTTCTTCACCACTTTAACCCGCGTCTGGTTGCCAATGACCTCGTCGCCTTTCTTGATCGCGCCGATACGGCGAATGTCGAGGCGTACGGAGGCATAGAACTTCAGCGCATTACCGCCGGTAGTTGTTTCCGGGCTGCCGAACATGACGCCAATCTTCATACGGATCTGGTTAATAAAGATCACCATCGCATTGGAGCGCTTGATGTTGCCGGTCAGCTTTCTGAGCGCCTGCGACATCAGCCGCGCTTGCAGACCCATGTGCGAATCGCCCATCTCGCCTTCGATTTCGGCTTTGGGAGTCAATGCGGCCACGGAGTCGACAACGATTACGTCAATGGCCCCGGAACGCACCAGCATGTCGGTGATTTCCAGCGCCTGCTCGCCGGTGTCCGGCTGCGAGACCAGCAAGTCGTCAACGTTCACGCCCAGTTTTTCCGCATAACTCGGATCCAGCGCGTGTTCAGCATCGACGAACGCCGCTGTGCCGCCCATTTTCTGCGCCTCGGCGATCACCTGCAGTGTCAGGGTGGTTTTACCGGATGATTCAGGGCCGTAGATTTCGATTACCCGGCCTTTCGGCAAACCGCCGATGCCCAGCGCGGTATCGAGACCGATGGAGCCGCTGGAAATGGCCTCAATGTCACGTGACGGCCCACCGTCACCGAGACGCATTACCGAGCCTTTACCAAACTGCTTTTCAATCTGGCCGAGGGCCGCTGCGAGTGCCTTTTTGCGATTGTCATCCATAGTATCGATTGCCATGCCGCTGTGAGTGAGGCCGGTAATTATTTCATAGATTGAGATCGCTCACAGCCGCCCGGCGGATGCAAAATCGGGCAATGTGTCAGGAAAGACGTCGAACTCATTGAATAGCCGGGTAGTACCGCACGCCCTGCGCTGTCGCGACCGACTCCATCAATTCGAAACCTGACCACTCCAGCATGACAGGCTGCGCAAGCGGCTCCGACGGGAACGAACGCGCATGCCGGGCGATCGTGATGTGCGGCCGGTAGGTCGACTCCTGACGGCCGAGCCCCGCCGCTTCTGCAAGGGTATCCAACGTCTGCACAAGCCGGCTTAGTGCCGGTGGCACCGACGACGCGAGCAGGCAGGCAATCTTTGGTCGCGGCCAGAACTCAAGGCGGTCAAACCGCAGCCGGAAAGGCTCAGGCTGTATCGCATCCATTGCCCGCCGGATGGATGGAATGGCGGCCTCCGGAACCGCGCCGAGAAACCGCAGCGTGACATGCCAGTTGCCGCGGAACACGAGCTGCCCCTCCACGGTACCGCTCGCGGTCTTGATCGGTTCTCGCAACTGCTCCCGCTGCCGCTCATTGGGCCACAGCGCGAAGAACAGGCGCTTTTCAGGCATATTGCCGCAGCCGTTCCAGTACGCCCTGCAGCGCGGCAGCAACGCTCTGTAGCCGGACCTGCCAGCGATCGCCGTCGAACCGGCGGCATTCGGCGAACACATCGCAGCCCGACTTGCCGCGGCGCGCCCAGGCAAACCAGACCATGCCCACCGGCTTTTCCGGGCTGCCGCCATCGGGTCCGGCAACGCCGCTCACGGCAACGCTGATGTCGGCACCACTCAGCTGCAAGACCCCTTCGGCCATTTCCTTGACCACCGCCTCGCTGACCGCACCGTGCTCCGCGAGCGTGGCATTGATGACACCCAGCACTGACTCTTTGGCGCCGTTTGAATAGCTGACGATCCCGTAGGCAAAAACCCGTGAACTGCCGGGAATATCAGTGAGTGCTTTCGCGACCCAGCCTCCCGTACAGGACTCCGCCGTGGCGACACTCTTGCCGGCCGCCGCCAGTTCGTTGACCAGTGCTTCCGCCAGATTTTTAAGGTCCGTTTCAGTCATCCAGAATTGATCGGTACAGGTCGATGTGGCTTGCCACCATCGTCTCTATCGAAAACTCCTTGTGCATCCGCGCGCGGCCGTTCTGGCCAAGTTGCCGCCTCCGTTCGCTGTCGTCAAGCAATGCGGCGATTCCTGCCGCCAGTGCAGCGACGTCACCCGGCGGCAGCAACAACCCGGTCTCATCGTGCACGACGGCTTCGCGCAAGCCGCCAGCCGCAAATGCCACGACCGGCACACCGGCGGCGGCAGCTTTGAGTGCCGCAACACCGAGGCCTTCCGCCAACGCGGGGTGCACGAGCAGGTCGGCGCAGGAGAGGTAATCATCGAGGTCTTCACGAAAACCGGCGAACTGTACGGCGTGATCCAGCCCGGCGTCAGCCGCCAGGGAGCGCAGTTCGGCTTCGAGCGGCCCCCTCCCGAACAGGATCAGTCGCAGCCGCGGATAGCGCGGTAATAATTCACCCATCGCCTCCAGCAGAAAACGATGGCCTTTGCGTTCGATAAACTGCGCTACGCAGAACAGCACGGGATCGCCCGCCTGCAGAGCAAACGCCTGGCGAAACGCGACCCTGTCTGGCGGCTCGTCGAAGTCGTTCGCAGCCACAGCACTGCGAATGACTGTCAACCGGCTGTGCTGCACGCCCGTTGCGCGCAACACCTCGGCGATGGTTTCAGAAATGGCAACAATCTTCCGGTAGGGCCGATACCGAAGGCGGGCCAGCCAGCCGGGCTCCCGGTTGTCAACACGGCGCGAAAGCACTGCCGGGATGCCGTTTGCCCGCGCCGCGCGGCCGCCGAAAAAATCCGCACCACGGCGGCTGTGGCAATGCACAAGGTCCGGCTGTTGATCGCGAAGCACGGCACGCAGGCGGCTAACGAACCCAAAATCAAGATCACCACGGCAGCACAGATTAACGACTTCAATGCCGGCATCGTCGGCGGCTTCCGCCAACGCCGAATCACTGGCACAGACGAGAACATTGTGGATACCGCTTTGGTTGAGGCCGTCGATCAGCCACAACACCTGCTGCCCGCCACCGTACAGATGGCGCCCGGTTTCGACATGCACGATTTTCATAGCCAGAGGCGGCGTTGCGGCTGGTTCATCGGCTCGAGGCTAACATAGCCGCCAATCCCCGCCCATGCACGGATTGCGCACTAACCGCAACCGGGATTGCACAGTGGCTTTTACAGCGCAACTCATCGGTCTGTCAGAGGACGGAAATAGACTGCGAATCGGTCAGCGCTTGCTCACCAATCATCACCCGGTCACGACCGGCGCGTTTGCCCGCGTACAAGCGCTCATCCGCGACCCGCAACAAATCGTCCGGCGTCTGCGCATCATGCGGGTACGACGCAATACCGGCTGTGAACGTAATACTCTCAACAGGCATCGGCAGATCGAGTTCACTGCAATGCTCACGAAAGCGTCTGCGCAACCGCTCGGCAGCATGCAATGCACCCATGGTTGTCGAATCCGGCATGATGACGACAAACTCTTCGCCGCCGTAGCGGCAGGGAATATCAGCCGTGCGGAACACCTCCTGCATACTGCTGGCCATCGTCTGGATAACAATGTCTCCAACCTGATGTCCGTGGTTGTCATTGATCTCTTTGAAGTGATCGAGGTCGATCAGCATGACATTGATGTGATGCCCGAGGCGCAGGGCACGGGCAAACTCCAGCGGCAGGTTCTCATCGAAAAAACCGCGGTTAAAAAGCCCGGTCAGCGGATCACGCGCAAACTTGTCTTTCAGCTGTTCGTAGCGTTGCCGGTAGGTCAGAATATGGAATATATCGCGCAGGCGCTGATCGCCCTTGGCTGCCGTCCGGCTCGGTGCCGGAACAAGGTACAGGTAGGCCGTCATTATTGCCGCGCAAAGAAGACTCGCCACCAGCTTGCCGATCAACGCCGACCGCAAAATATTCAGGTACGCGTCATCTCCGTAAAAGACCGCCGTAACAAAAAGAACGGTATCCAGAACGACCACACTGCATAAAGCCAGGGCGATGCGGAAAAACAGCAGTCGCGGAAACAAACGAAAGAAAAATTCGTAGGCAATGATGATGAGTATGACTTCAAGGCTCAATAACGCAGTGCCACTGATCAATGGCCACAAATCAGCCATCAGGTACTCGCTGGAGAAGTCCTTGCTCAGGGTCGCACCGGGGCTATCGAGGTGCATGCTGACAAGCCAGACAAATAACGCCAGCGTCAGGTTGGCCGCAACAATGCCAACGATCAGCATTTGCGTTTTCGCCGCATCATCGCGTATGTAAACCAGCAACGTTACCATCAATGTTGCCGTGAACAGGACGCTGGATCCGGGGCTGATAAAGATGGTCGGCGCCACCTGCACATACAGCGTCGCAGCGAGGCCAGCCTGCATTTGCTGATACGCCCCGATTGTCATGCACAACGGTGCTATGCCGAAACGACTGCGCAACCGGAAAAACAACAGCAGCAGTCCTGCCACGACCAATACTTCGAGCAATAACAGTCCGGCCTGGTAGAGATGGTCAGCGTTCATACCCCGCAATCATAGCCAAAACCGCAACCGGTTACGCTGTTCAAGGTCTGACATTGCAACGGAAAATCGACAAAAGACAGCTGCGCACGACAAATCCGTGCACGGGCGGCGCAACCCATCGACTTGCCACGCGGCAGCCGCTAGCATGTTCGCCCTTTAGCCGGTCCCCGGCGACGAATTCGGCTGCATCCATGAGTGCCAAAACCAGTCAAGCCCATACGCCGATGATGCAACAGTACCTCGGCATCAAACGTGACTACCCCAACATGTTGGTGTTTTACCGCATGGGTGACTTCTACGAGCTGTTTTTTGACGATGCGAAGCGTGCCGCACAGCTGCTCGACATCACCTTGACCGCCCGCGGCAAGTCCGGCGGCAACCCGATCCCGATGGCGGGCGTGCCTTATCACGCCGCGGAAGGGTATCTCGCCAAACTGGTACGCAAGGGTGAGTCCGTTGCCATCTGCGAACAGATCGGTGACCCGGCGCTGGCCAAGGGACCCGTCGAGCGCAAAGTCGTGCGCGTGGTGACACCTGGCACATTGACGGATGAGGCACTGCTCACGGCGCACCGCGACAACCTGGTGGCTGCGGTGTACGAAGATCCGGCCGCGAGCAAGGCACGGAAGAACGCCGCAACAATCGGGCTGGCATGGCTGGATCTGTCCGGTGGCCGGTTTCGCCTGACCGAACTTGCAGACCGCAGTGCCTTGTCCGCCGAACTGGAACGCCTGCGCCCGGCAGAACTGGTCACCAGCGAAGACACATCGCTCAGCGGTGT
The DNA window shown above is from Woeseia oceani and carries:
- the recA gene encoding recombinase RecA, whose protein sequence is MDDNRKKALAAALGQIEKQFGKGSVMRLGDGGPSRDIEAISSGSIGLDTALGIGGLPKGRVIEIYGPESSGKTTLTLQVIAEAQKMGGTAAFVDAEHALDPSYAEKLGVNVDDLLVSQPDTGEQALEITDMLVRSGAIDVIVVDSVAALTPKAEIEGEMGDSHMGLQARLMSQALRKLTGNIKRSNAMVIFINQIRMKIGVMFGSPETTTGGNALKFYASVRLDIRRIGAIKKGDEVIGNQTRVKVVKNKVSPPFKQAEFEILYGEGISREGEIIDHGVAQNIIDKAGSWYSYGSDRIGQGKENVREYLKTNPEIAAEIETKIRAAMMPPKVDPKEAEKAADDGKPVAKEA
- the thpR gene encoding RNA 2',3'-cyclic phosphodiesterase; this encodes MPEKRLFFALWPNERQREQLREPIKTASGTVEGQLVFRGNWHVTLRFLGAVPEAAIPSIRRAMDAIQPEPFRLRFDRLEFWPRPKIACLLASSVPPALSRLVQTLDTLAEAAGLGRQESTYRPHITIARHARSFPSEPLAQPVMLEWSGFELMESVATAQGVRYYPAIQ
- a CDS encoding CinA family protein, whose amino-acid sequence is MTETDLKNLAEALVNELAAAGKSVATAESCTGGWVAKALTDIPGSSRVFAYGIVSYSNGAKESVLGVINATLAEHGAVSEAVVKEMAEGVLQLSGADISVAVSGVAGPDGGSPEKPVGMVWFAWARRGKSGCDVFAECRRFDGDRWQVRLQSVAAALQGVLERLRQYA
- a CDS encoding glycosyltransferase translates to MKIVHVETGRHLYGGGQQVLWLIDGLNQSGIHNVLVCASDSALAEAADDAGIEVVNLCCRGDLDFGFVSRLRAVLRDQQPDLVHCHSRRGADFFGGRAARANGIPAVLSRRVDNREPGWLARLRYRPYRKIVAISETIAEVLRATGVQHSRLTVIRSAVAANDFDEPPDRVAFRQAFALQAGDPVLFCVAQFIERKGHRFLLEAMGELLPRYPRLRLILFGRGPLEAELRSLAADAGLDHAVQFAGFREDLDDYLSCADLLVHPALAEGLGVAALKAAAAGVPVVAFAAGGLREAVVHDETGLLLPPGDVAALAAGIAALLDDSERRRQLGQNGRARMHKEFSIETMVASHIDLYRSILDD
- a CDS encoding diguanylate cyclase, whose translation is MNADHLYQAGLLLLEVLVVAGLLLLFFRLRSRFGIAPLCMTIGAYQQMQAGLAATLYVQVAPTIFISPGSSVLFTATLMVTLLVYIRDDAAKTQMLIVGIVAANLTLALFVWLVSMHLDSPGATLSKDFSSEYLMADLWPLISGTALLSLEVILIIIAYEFFFRLFPRLLFFRIALALCSVVVLDTVLFVTAVFYGDDAYLNILRSALIGKLVASLLCAAIMTAYLYLVPAPSRTAAKGDQRLRDIFHILTYRQRYEQLKDKFARDPLTGLFNRGFFDENLPLEFARALRLGHHINVMLIDLDHFKEINDNHGHQVGDIVIQTMASSMQEVFRTADIPCRYGGEEFVVIMPDSTTMGALHAAERLRRRFREHCSELDLPMPVESITFTAGIASYPHDAQTPDDLLRVADERLYAGKRAGRDRVMIGEQALTDSQSISVL